The nucleotide window AATATATGTCTTCATTAACCCATTGCATGTAGTCATCTTGAAGACAAATTTTACCACCAGAAGGTATTTGCGAAGCTATGTTTTCAAATTCGTTCCAACTTCTACTAGCTTTTTCTTTTTCTAGTGTGAAATTTATTAAACCGCCTATAGTTTCGATTAAGTTTTTTGGATTCCAAACCCAGGCATTACTTATATTGTTAAATGACTTTAAAAATTTTTCCTTTTTTTTCTTTAAATTTGACAAAGTGTGTATTTCAATATTTTTCAAGGGAACAGAATAAGAAAAAATTAAACGATAATTTCTAAAAAGCCTTTTGTCTTTTAAAATAAATTCCTTTCTTAAATTACCTAAATTTTCAAAAAACGGCTCTTTATTCGGTCTTGAATTTTTCCAATGATTCAATCTCTTTTCTGTTTGATGATCTGACAATAACAAAAACTGCATCGAACAATCTACTTCCAAATCTTCTTCAAAAAAAGTTTCAAGTTCATTTAAAATTGTTGAATCACCTCCTGCGATTGGTATCACTTCAATAACAAAACCAATGGTATTCTTATTTACAAACAAACCGAATTCTTCTTCATAAGCAACAAATGGCAAAACTTGCGCGAAAGATGTTATTGAAAATGAATTATTAATAATATCAATATCTTTTTTTGAAATGATTTCAGCTTTATGCCCAAATAAAGAAAGAATTCTCGCTCCTAAGTTGTTCATTTGCTCGAGCATTTTATATTCCACACTCTTCTAATAAATTAATGTAACCTTCTGGTATTCCTTCATTTTTTGCTGCAAAAGGAGTTACCCATATTTTTGTAGCTTTGCTTGGTCTTGGAAATACATGTCCCCATTTATTGCCTATGAAAACATCTTGCCCTTCTTCCGTTTCCACAATTAAGCTTTCAATTTTTGTCATTGAAGTACATGGAACTCCCTCGTTGATTGGACAATCAAAGTGAGCTTTATAAGGTCTACAGCAACTTGTTAACGCAATTGCAATAAATAAATTTAAAAACTTCATTCAAATCACTTAATTTTTGTATCTATAAATTTAATTTCAGGTATTTCTTTAATAAAAAGATTGCCATCAATATTTATTGATGGAATGGCGATAATTTTATTGTCACTTTTTACATATTCAAATGCATGCAAGTAAGCTGTAGTCTGGCTTAAGTACTCTTTATCCCTTAATTTACTGACTGGCTTTTCCAAAATTTCCATAGCTTTTTCCATTAGTATGGAAGATAATTCGACATTTTCTAGATCTATTTCCTTTAGCAAAACTTCTAAAAAGGCAATTCTTTCATTGTTGCTTAAAAATTCCATACAATGCATTGCTCTAATCGTTAATAGATCGTTTGGAATAGGACAAAAGGTCCAGTAAGCTTTTTGCGTATCTATATATTTTTCTTTTACAAGGTGAAACTCATCTCTAAATAATTCGACACAATGAGGACAGTTGAACGAAATGTATTCTGTTATTTTGTGAGGAGCATTTGGATTACCAAATTTAATAGTATAATTATCCAAATTTGAACAAGATAACGCCGCATTAATTATTAAAAGAAATGACAGTGATACAATAAGTTTATTAATAAAATTCATATCCTACCCTTTTGCTTTTCTTTAATAGGCTTTCTAGTTAACGAAATTTCTGAAGGGGTATGTATTGTATTGCATTCGTGAAATCTAGCTTCTTCTCTGATGGCTTGAATTTTTTCTTTCGAATTAAAATCACCTACTTCTGAACCTATATTAAACGTTACATCAACTATTCTTCCTCCATTGACTTGTATTACTGGCTGAATTTGCTCTGCCCTTTTTAAATAATATTCAGCAAGCATATCTAAAGCATTTGTAGAGCCACCTACAGCACTTTGCTTTAAAACATCATAATTCAATGTATTATTTT belongs to Candidatus Rubidus massiliensis and includes:
- a CDS encoding Protein-disulfide isomerase; protein product: MNFINKLIVSLSFLLIINAALSCSNLDNYTIKFGNPNAPHKITEYISFNCPHCVELFRDEFHLVKEKYIDTQKAYWTFCPIPNDLLTIRAMHCMEFLSNNERIAFLEVLLKEIDLENVELSSILMEKAMEILEKPVSKLRDKEYLSQTTAYLHAFEYVKSDNKIIAIPSINIDGNLFIKEIPEIKFIDTKIK